One genomic window of Scatophagus argus isolate fScaArg1 chromosome 16, fScaArg1.pri, whole genome shotgun sequence includes the following:
- the moto gene encoding meiosis-specific coiled-coil domain-containing protein MEIOC — MAFDGHQNTFANSLFPTYQRQASVNVGSGDNGSVVLPFSSPSVSLQEQDTASYMPWSYNAHDDDPYGLVSCAQSSTKSRKPTDNTDCDGESDLQGLVSNILEEADSQDSYFNEGSLPTCNPVWSPKTLREELLQYFKSEAKTQHNPSFPLNYVSYESLSRGQEQSVDKDVKDFYQHSNGLAASQQWYYNLPNGERESCTVRPQKLPPGLPVPNMANTYMSQMQQSKYDSTSADKNRGNSQSLNNIPDLNDVFRPQSEMNGPSFHLYYEDQYIQGSTKPISNEQYVPQDVNQLVSSFQSLMAGEHDSLYHGDFPNMHRQTESMHHEDNMDEEWKIISPAVSAQSTPAVQTPKQLMGEFGTVPIERNGLGRNFQDLPALSSQCTEYVQQPKPFSGSFKLTMHRENTVVPSMNQYSKYYIQQSQMQSKIKQQVQKEKTGVHMSGYLGECFPSRPLTNCNMRGGDKKQALSQNLDHLGNMQPQRFDGENSLVSTGNTQQLMPLMYPVNDHRRHSSMPRPALPYRSCVPGMDMGDMMSASESAAFNSFGSGMMTHRGESTYHGIASAMTTSLVMHEGGPMIQLYFYLNECFEQWRFLEKERKRTEVILTKTFLGKRTAALTNTNIFKTPPNPTRVDHLIVNQMREQARVANLLDRMESLSNVPLHINIHTTLNRHHMAISITQRRRKEEIANMSKHQQQRAYVSEDRDTLLLAVALKDLAATTRKLRTALWCALQLTLPKPVKRLDHHVNREATGTERCPSPFDGYSFKI, encoded by the exons GCCAGTGTAAATGTAGGCAGTGGGGACAATGGTAGCGTGGTATTGCCCTTTTCCAGTCCCAGTGTCTCGCTGCAGGAACAGGACACAGCATCTTACATGCCTTGGTCTTACAATGCTCATGATGATGATCCCTATGGCCTTGTCAGTTGTGCCCAGAGCAGCACTAAAAGCAG gaAACCCACTGATAATACTGACTGCGACGGGGAGAGTGATCTACAAGGTCTAGTGTCAAATATTTTGGAAGAAGCAGATTCACAGGATAGCTACTTTAATGAAGG GAGCCTGCCAACATGTAATCCTGTCTGGTCTCCAAAGACACTGAGAGAAGAGCTGCTACAGTATTTTAAATCAGAGGCTAAAACGCAACACAACCCTTCCTTTCCTCTGAACTATGTGTCCTATGAGTCTTTAAGTAGAGGACAGGAACAGTCAGTCGACAAAGATGTTAAAGACTTTTATCAGCATTCCAATGGCCTTGCTGCAAGCCAACAATGGTATTATAATTTGCCtaacggagagagagagagctgtacCGTCCGTCCTCAGAAACTGCCACCAGGTCTGCCGGTGCCTAACATGGCTAACACCTACATGTCACAAATGCAGCAAAGCAAATATGACAGCACATCAGCTGATAAAAACAGAGGGAATAGTCAGTCTCTGAATAACATTCCTGACCTCAATGATGTCTTTAGACCTCAAAGCGAAATGAACGGCccatcttttcatctttactACGAAGACCAATACATCCAGGGCAGCACAAAGCCTATCAGTAATGAGCAGTATGTTCCGCAAGACGTGAATCAACTGGTCAGCAGTTTTCAGTCGCTCATGGCTGGTGAGCATGATAGCTTATATCATGGGGACTTTCCAAACATgcatagacagacagagagcatgCACCATGAAGACAACATGGATGAAGAATGGAAAATCATCAGTCCTGCTGTGTCAGCACAAAGCACTCCTGCGGTGCAAACTCCAAAACAGCTGATGGGAGAATTTGGGACTGTGCCGATCGAAAGAAATGGACTAGGGAGGAACTTTCAAGATTTACCTGCTCTCAGCTCGCAATGTACAGAGTACGTCCAGCAGCCAAAGCCATTCTCTGGATCTTTCAAGTTGACcatgcacagggagaacactGTAGTCCCCAGCATGAACCAGTATTCGAAGTATTACATCCAGCAGAGCCAGATGCAgagcaaaatcaaacaacaagTACAGAAGGAAAAGACGGGGGTGCATATGTCTGGCTATCTGGGGGAATGCTTCCCCTCAAGACCCCTAACCAACTGTAACATGAGAGGTGGAGATAAGAAACAGGCCCTCTCACAAAACCTTGACCACTTGGGAAACATGCAGCCTCAGAGATTTGATGGAGAAAACAGCCTGGTCAGCACAGGGAATACACAACAGCTCATGCCTCTCATGTATCCTGTAAATGACCACAGAAGGCATTCCAGCATGCCCAGACCTGCACTACCTTACAGAAGTTGTGTTCCTGGCATGGATATGGGTGATATGATGTCAGCCAGTGAGTCTGCAGCTTTCAACTCCTTTGGCAGTGGCATGATGACCCACAGAGGGGAGAGCACCTATCATGGCATCGCCTCAGCCATGACAACTTCATTGGTGATGCATGAAGGGGGACCAATGATCCAGCTTTACTTCTACCTGAATGAGTGTTTTGAGCAGTGGAGATTTttggagaaggagagaaagagg ACAGAGGTCATCCTTACCAAGACCTTTCTTGGGAAAAGGACTGCAGCACTGACTAacacaaacatattcaaaaCTCCACCAAACCCCACAAGAGTTGACCACCTCATTGTCAATCAGATGAGAGAACAAGCAAGG GTGGCAAACCTTCTGGATAGAATGGAGAGTCTGAGCAACGTTCCCCTCCATATCAACATCCACACGACGCTGAACAGGCATCACATGGCTATTTCCATCACCCAGAGGAGACGCAAGGAGGAGATCGCCAACATGtccaaacaccagcagcagagagctTATGTCTCAGAGGACAGAG ACACCCTGTTGCTGGCCGTTGCTCTGAAGGATCTAGCTGCTACCACGAGGAAGCTCC